One genomic segment of Erythrolamprus reginae isolate rEryReg1 chromosome 2, rEryReg1.hap1, whole genome shotgun sequence includes these proteins:
- the LOC139159774 gene encoding zinc finger protein 665-like, whose product MEPGKLLDPPSDTSSLPRTSRRTHECSECGKSFARRCLLLTHRKDPVESGSSQGLQAEKSFPGKNSKDLRRAPTLKPYKCEECDLCFSKNSGLLRHQKIHAEEKPYQCLECGKFFRQKFHLKIHERIHSGEKPYKCWECGKSFAQKSGLGIHEKIHAGIKSYKCFDCGKHFSQGSHLRLHWKTHTGEKNEKCLECGKCFTQKSHLVVHQRIHTGEKPYECTECERRFVSCSDLRKHQRWHKGEKPYECGECGKSFVSRRNVKKHERIHTGEKPFKCGECGKGFSQKQHFESHQRVHTGEKPYSCIECGKSFAQKQDLWRHHKTHTGEKPYQCIECGRFYKTSSALKIHVKIHTGEKNYKCLECGRTFTQSSSLRRHIQIHTGEKPYSCLECGKCFRLKQILWRHHKTHTGEKSYQCIDCGQIFSRKSTLREHIKIHTGKKTANV is encoded by the coding sequence ATGGAGCCTGGGAAACTCTTGGATCCCCCATCAGACACAAGCAGCCTACCAAGAACCTCTAGAAGAACCCATGAATGCTCAGAGTGTGGGAAATCCTTTGCTCGCAGGTGCCTCCTTTTGACCCACAGGAAGGACCCTGTGGAAAGTGGATCCAGTCAAGGTTTGCAGGCTGAGAAATCCTTCCCTGGGAAAAACTCCAAAGATCTCAGGAGGGCCCCAACACTAAAACCCTATAAATGTGAAGAATGTGACTTATGCTTTAGTAAAAACTCAGGACTTCTTAGACATCAGAAAATCCACGCTGAAGAGAAACCttatcaatgtctggaatgtggGAAATTTTTCCGTCAAAAATTTCATCTCAAAATACATGAGAGAATCCACTCAGGGGAGAAACCTTACAAGTGTTGGGAATGTGGGAAGAGCTTTGCTCAGAAGTCAGGTCTTGGGATCCATGAGAAGATTCATGCAGGGATCAAATCTTACAAATGCTTTGATTGCGGAAAACATTTTAGCCAGGGTTCACATCTTCGGCTTCATTGGAAaacacacacaggggagaaaaatgaaaagtgcctcgaatgtgggaaatgttttacccAGAAATCACACCTGGTGGTACATCAGAGaattcacactggagagaaaccctatgaatGCACAGAATGCGAGAGAAGATTTGTGAGTTGTTCTGACCTTCGGAAACACCAGAGGTGGCAcaaaggagagaaaccctatgaatgtggggagtgtgggaaaagttttgtcTCACGAAGAAATGTTAAGAAGCACGagagaatccacacaggggagaagccattcaAATGTGGGGAGTGTGGGAAAGGCTTTTCCCAAAAACAACACTTTGAAAGTCATCAGAgggtccacacaggagagaagccatacaGCTGCATAGAATGTGGAAAAAGTTTTGCTCAAAAGCAAGACCTTTGGAGACATCACaaaacccacacaggggagaagccatatcagTGCATCGAGTGTGGAAGATTTTATAAAACCTCATCAGCCCTTAAAATTCATGTGAAAATTCACACgggggaaaaaaattacaaatgttTAGAATGTGGGAGAACATTTACTCAGTCATCTTCCCTTAGACGACACATCcaaatccacacaggagagaagccatacaGCTGCCTAGAATGTGGAAAATGCTTTAGACTCAAGCAAATCCTTTGGAGACATCATaaaacccacacaggggagaagtcCTATCAATGTATCGACTGTGGACAAATTTTTAGTAGGAAATCAACCCTTCGAGAGCATATAAAAATTCACAcggggaaaaaaactgcaaatgtTTAG